One genomic window of Cyprinus carpio isolate SPL01 chromosome A23, ASM1834038v1, whole genome shotgun sequence includes the following:
- the LOC109111072 gene encoding FK506-binding protein-like isoform X1: protein MEETDYSEIFAVEEESDSDTTSTEVGLLKRIVMTTVRVPGIPRETSWVSACPGGLWEVRRRWLGERQRGDLTPMMGSLCKIKVRRSTVTEGETQHTASQEQESTASVDSGEQATSYPRSQDSVLQLPLAEWCLLRMGEGQCDITEGCLEGMRAGEMCEFTISAWNAENSKGAGSDANGTQTENTTGQGSSRQSDCFTLQLHSFTPGQESWQMTPGEKWAWVLSHKQRGGQRFGKGDIWGAADCYCRAVKLAITLNGKTRKKPVDEASKEGVDEEEDDDDEEASTPCFDKENEQAGADISIPTEEEYKTVKAELHCNLSLCQLKLGQLGKSRDSSIKATELNPKSTKAWYRLGQACLQLGELEESRMAFGKILELQPDSASARTALKQVNSRLKDLDSKLGQRLSKMFN from the exons ATGGAAGAAACTGATTACAGTGAGATATTTGCTGTGGAAGAAGAGTCTGACAGCGACACGACGAGCACTGAAGTAG gGCTTTTAAAACGCATCGTCATGACAACAGTCCGCGTGCCTGGTATTCCACGTGAGACGTCGTGGGTCTCCGCGTGCCCCGGCGGTCTGTGGGAGGTGCGCCGGCGATGGCTTGGAGAAAGACAACGAGGGGACTTGACCCCGATGATGGGCTCACTGTGTAAGATCAAGGTGCGGCGAAGTACTGTTACGGAGGGAGAAACACAACATACTGCTTCTCAAGAGCAGGAATCAACAGCCAGCGTTGATTCTGGCGAGCAAGCTACCTCATACCCCCGCTCGCAGGACTCTGTGCTGCAGCTGCCACTGGCTGAGTGGTGCTTGTTGCGCATGGGCGAAGGGCAGTGTGACATTACAGAGGGCTGCCTGGAAGGGATGAGGGCTGGAGAGATGTGTGAG tttaCAATAAGTGCCTGGAATGCAGAGAACTCTAAAGGAGCGGGCAGTGATGCTAATGGTACCCAGACTGAAAATACAACAGGACAGGGATCGTCTCGGCAGTCTGACTGCTTTACACTCCAGCTTCACTCTTTTACCCCAGGGCAGGAGTCTTGGCAGATGACACCTGGAGAGAAATGGGCTTGGGTGCTATCTCACAAGCAAAGGGGTGGTCAGCGGTTTGGGAAGGGAGATATCTGGGGCGCGGCAGACTGCTACTGCAGAGCGGTGAAGCTGGCAATAACTTTAAATGGCAAGACAAGAAAAAAGCCAGTGGATGAAGCGTCTAAAGAAGGTGtggatgaagaggaggatgatgatgatgaagaagctTCGACACCATGCTTTGATAAAGAAAATGAGCAGGCAGGTGCTGATATCTCCATTCCAACTGAGGAGGAGTACAAAACTGTAAAAGCAGAACTTCACTGCAATCTATCTTTATGCCAACTTAAGTTAGGCCAGCTTGGTAAGTCCAGAGACAGCAGTATCAAGGCCACTGAGCTGAACCCAAAGAGCACTAAGGCCTGGTACCGGCTTGGGCAAGCTTGCCTGCAGCTGGGCGAGCTGGAGGAATCTCGCATGGCCTTTGGAAAGATTCTGGAACTCCAGCCTGATTCTGCATCAGCTCGCACTGCTCTGAAACAAGTGAACTCCAGATTAAAGGACTTGGACAGTAAACTCGGTCAAAGGCTGAGCAAGATGTTTAACTAG
- the LOC109111072 gene encoding FK506-binding protein-like isoform X2, producing MTTVRVPGIPRETSWVSACPGGLWEVRRRWLGERQRGDLTPMMGSLCKIKVRRSTVTEGETQHTASQEQESTASVDSGEQATSYPRSQDSVLQLPLAEWCLLRMGEGQCDITEGCLEGMRAGEMCEFTISAWNAENSKGAGSDANGTQTENTTGQGSSRQSDCFTLQLHSFTPGQESWQMTPGEKWAWVLSHKQRGGQRFGKGDIWGAADCYCRAVKLAITLNGKTRKKPVDEASKEGVDEEEDDDDEEASTPCFDKENEQAGADISIPTEEEYKTVKAELHCNLSLCQLKLGQLGKSRDSSIKATELNPKSTKAWYRLGQACLQLGELEESRMAFGKILELQPDSASARTALKQVNSRLKDLDSKLGQRLSKMFN from the exons ATGACAACAGTCCGCGTGCCTGGTATTCCACGTGAGACGTCGTGGGTCTCCGCGTGCCCCGGCGGTCTGTGGGAGGTGCGCCGGCGATGGCTTGGAGAAAGACAACGAGGGGACTTGACCCCGATGATGGGCTCACTGTGTAAGATCAAGGTGCGGCGAAGTACTGTTACGGAGGGAGAAACACAACATACTGCTTCTCAAGAGCAGGAATCAACAGCCAGCGTTGATTCTGGCGAGCAAGCTACCTCATACCCCCGCTCGCAGGACTCTGTGCTGCAGCTGCCACTGGCTGAGTGGTGCTTGTTGCGCATGGGCGAAGGGCAGTGTGACATTACAGAGGGCTGCCTGGAAGGGATGAGGGCTGGAGAGATGTGTGAG tttaCAATAAGTGCCTGGAATGCAGAGAACTCTAAAGGAGCGGGCAGTGATGCTAATGGTACCCAGACTGAAAATACAACAGGACAGGGATCGTCTCGGCAGTCTGACTGCTTTACACTCCAGCTTCACTCTTTTACCCCAGGGCAGGAGTCTTGGCAGATGACACCTGGAGAGAAATGGGCTTGGGTGCTATCTCACAAGCAAAGGGGTGGTCAGCGGTTTGGGAAGGGAGATATCTGGGGCGCGGCAGACTGCTACTGCAGAGCGGTGAAGCTGGCAATAACTTTAAATGGCAAGACAAGAAAAAAGCCAGTGGATGAAGCGTCTAAAGAAGGTGtggatgaagaggaggatgatgatgatgaagaagctTCGACACCATGCTTTGATAAAGAAAATGAGCAGGCAGGTGCTGATATCTCCATTCCAACTGAGGAGGAGTACAAAACTGTAAAAGCAGAACTTCACTGCAATCTATCTTTATGCCAACTTAAGTTAGGCCAGCTTGGTAAGTCCAGAGACAGCAGTATCAAGGCCACTGAGCTGAACCCAAAGAGCACTAAGGCCTGGTACCGGCTTGGGCAAGCTTGCCTGCAGCTGGGCGAGCTGGAGGAATCTCGCATGGCCTTTGGAAAGATTCTGGAACTCCAGCCTGATTCTGCATCAGCTCGCACTGCTCTGAAACAAGTGAACTCCAGATTAAAGGACTTGGACAGTAAACTCGGTCAAAGGCTGAGCAAGATGTTTAACTAG
- the LOC109111057 gene encoding 3-beta-hydroxysteroid-Delta(8),Delta(7)-isomerase-like, producing the protein MLKEAETINHPYRPRNLSIPNYVANDRSMSEILIFLFSVSGILLLATWSLTGRKVSGSRLGGGRRLALCWFTVCGFIHGVIEGWFSLYYTIIPEDQSFLSQLWKEYSKGDSRYAIADNFTVSMETVTACLWGPFSIWIVVAFLNNHSYRFVLQLIVSLGQLYGAVLYFFTEHRDGYIHSEYGHPIYFWFYFVFMNTLWIVIPFILIVDSWSQLSACQSMFDKAALKGKSKRS; encoded by the exons ATGTTGAAGGAAGCAGAAACTATAAATCACCCCTATCGGCCACGCAACCTGTCCATTCCTAACTATGTGGCTAATGACCGGTCAATGTCAGAGATTCTCATATTCCTGTTCTCTGTGTCCGGGATACTGCTGCTCGCAACCTGGTCACTGACTGGCCGTAAGGTGTCTGGAAGCAGGCTTGGTGGAGGGAGGAGGTTAGCTCTGTGCTGGTTCACTGTGTGTGGCTTCATCCATGGGGTCATTGAGGGATGGTTCTCTTTATACTACACCATCATTCCCGAAGACCAGAGTTTCCTTTCTCAACTGT GGAAAGAATATTCCAAAGGAGACAGCAGATATGCGAT AGCGGATAATTTCACCGTTAGCATGGAGACAGTGACCGCGTGCCTGTGGGGTCCCTTCAGTATATGGATTGTTGTGGCCTTCCTGAATAATCATTCTTACAGATTTGTCCTGCAACTCATTGTATCTCTAG GTCAGCTGTATGGTGCAGTCCTCTACTTCTTCACTGAGCACAGAGACGGATATATTCACAGCGAATACGGTCACCCCATCTACTTCTGGTTCTACTTTGTGTTTATGAATACTTTGTGGATAGTCATCCCTTTCATTCTTATAGTGGACTCATGGAGTCAGCTATCTGCCTGTCAGTCCATGTTTGATAAAGCAGCACTTAAAGGAAAGTCTAAAAGAAGCTAG
- the LOC109111064 gene encoding coiled-coil domain-containing protein 115-like isoform X1, translated as MRVDQQLRLDEQLLLFMDQLEALEEKRHKLNSLIEEGWFSIAKARYSMGNKQVSALQYASEMEPLVYVETSVLEGRTAEFKCERKENKTEELKSNTIEDIGAKETISGLRRRINTIQKGVREEDQETDPQVKTKAESSTPEHRDPLKWFGILVPQNLKQAQSAFKEVITLAAEIASLQSAIIATRKEMQAQTKEQQQKTEKTQPEMKNE; from the exons ATGCGTGTCGATCAACAGCTTCGCTTGGACGAGCAGTTGCTGCTTTTCATGGACCAGCTCGAGGCTCTGGAGGAGAAACGACATAAACTTAATTCCCTTATAGAAGAG GGATGGTTTTCAATTGCCAAAGCACGTTATTCAATGGGAAATAAGCAAGTCTCCGCTCTGCAGTACGCTAGTGAGATGGAGCCGCTCGTTTATGTTGAAACCAG TGTGTTGGAAGGTAGAACAGCTGAGTTCAAATGTGAGAGAAAAGAGAATAAAACAGAAGAATTGAAAAGTAACACGATAGAAGACATTGGAGCGAAAGAGACAA TTTCAGGTCTCAGAAGGCGAATAAATACCATACAAAAGGGGGTTAGAGAGGAGGACCAGGAGACAGACCCTCAAGTAAAAACAAAGGCAGAATCATCCACACCAGAGCACAGGGATCCTCTGAAGTGGTTTGGAATCCTTGTACCACAAAATCTGAAACAAGCTCAGTCTGCTTTTAAAGAGG TCATCACTCTCGCAGCAGAAATTGCATCTCTACAAAGTGCAATAATTGCTACAAGAAAAGAGATGCAGGCACAAACGAAGGAACAGCAACAGAAGACAGAGAAGACTCAACCAGAAATGAAAAACGAATAA
- the LOC109111064 gene encoding coiled-coil domain-containing protein 115-like isoform X2 yields the protein MRVDQQLRLDEQLLLFMDQLEALEEKRHKLNSLIEEGWFSIAKARYSMGNKQVSALQYASEMEPLVYVETSVLEGRTAEFKCERKENKTEELKSNTIEDIGAKETSLRRRINTIQKGVREEDQETDPQVKTKAESSTPEHRDPLKWFGILVPQNLKQAQSAFKEVITLAAEIASLQSAIIATRKEMQAQTKEQQQKTEKTQPEMKNE from the exons ATGCGTGTCGATCAACAGCTTCGCTTGGACGAGCAGTTGCTGCTTTTCATGGACCAGCTCGAGGCTCTGGAGGAGAAACGACATAAACTTAATTCCCTTATAGAAGAG GGATGGTTTTCAATTGCCAAAGCACGTTATTCAATGGGAAATAAGCAAGTCTCCGCTCTGCAGTACGCTAGTGAGATGGAGCCGCTCGTTTATGTTGAAACCAG TGTGTTGGAAGGTAGAACAGCTGAGTTCAAATGTGAGAGAAAAGAGAATAAAACAGAAGAATTGAAAAGTAACACGATAGAAGACATTGGAGCGAAAGAGACAA GTCTCAGAAGGCGAATAAATACCATACAAAAGGGGGTTAGAGAGGAGGACCAGGAGACAGACCCTCAAGTAAAAACAAAGGCAGAATCATCCACACCAGAGCACAGGGATCCTCTGAAGTGGTTTGGAATCCTTGTACCACAAAATCTGAAACAAGCTCAGTCTGCTTTTAAAGAGG TCATCACTCTCGCAGCAGAAATTGCATCTCTACAAAGTGCAATAATTGCTACAAGAAAAGAGATGCAGGCACAAACGAAGGAACAGCAACAGAAGACAGAGAAGACTCAACCAGAAATGAAAAACGAATAA